Proteins encoded together in one Flavobacteriales bacterium window:
- a CDS encoding M36 family metallopeptidase, producing the protein MLMKNTLLAFGLLTIGLFPAVDTAAQAPLRDPVVAARVELLRKGHAAADLDGLILTDVYTDRRTGVLHAYMRQAVNGIEVYGTEVALHVRPDGTIVTLHDRLVKGASARAGKGGPALTPEQALERVMLMEGLRPATLVRRQADERRHRVVFSGEGFTTEDPEVRLFLMEREGQLVPVWNVSLYMPDGSHWWNIRLDALTGKELERNDWVSQCRFDEPAAAHAGHDHGAAAPPPAPAAANDLHVFPMPLESPSHGARAIRNAPWTAAPNASPFGWNDTNGAAGAEFTITRGNNVYASEDRDNNNAPGFSPDGGPTLDFDFPLNLALEPIDYESAAIANLYYWNNIIHDVMYQYGFDEVSGNFQVNNYGNGGAGNDAVNADAQDGSGTNNANFGTPPDGSAPRMQMFRWTSTVPARDSDLDNGVIVHEYGHGISNRLVGGPSNTSCLSNAEQMGEGWSDYYALMFTMEAGDQGPDPRGIGTYVLGQPVTGAGIRPAPYSTNFGVNAYTYASTNSGLSQPHGIGFVWCTILWEMTWDLIGQYGFSADLYNGTAGNNIAMNLVTEGLRYTACNPGFVDGRDAILQADMALYGGANQQLIWAAFARRGLGFSASQGSSSSRSDQVEAFDVPLDINVGVSGIIEPLQGMYPDCANDPRPVKVRVRNNGLLTQSNIPVNYRLDNGAVVSTVLVGPLNSGQVVDLSFPGTATISGLGAHVLKAWTSLPGDLAAANDTSTANYQLYVGTTVAAPFLENFESGALCGTSSNCGTTVCDLPNGWVNATSGTYDGSDWRTDENGTPSSGTGPSVDLVPGTATGNYIYLEASSCLNNEAQLLSPCIDLAGVLLPRLRYGYHLFGPAMGSLRVDVFDGEQWHLDVTPVVQGDQGNTWNTRIVNLDAFAGGTILVRFRGRTGTDFTSDMALDAIEIYEGAVPPVVDHSATPASYCVGGKVTLSDLSINDPTSWNWSLSPPTGFMFTDGTSSASENPVLLFTSPGTYDVTLQATNIYGTGSFTRTGAITIGTSIAARFDLLLDRWGQRPPGTSSA; encoded by the coding sequence ATGCTGATGAAGAACACCCTGCTTGCCTTCGGCCTCCTGACGATCGGCTTATTCCCTGCGGTGGATACCGCCGCCCAGGCGCCCCTGCGGGACCCTGTTGTCGCCGCCCGGGTCGAACTGCTTCGGAAAGGCCATGCCGCCGCAGACCTGGATGGCCTCATATTGACCGATGTCTACACCGACCGGCGCACAGGCGTGCTGCACGCCTACATGCGGCAGGCGGTGAACGGGATCGAAGTGTATGGCACGGAGGTCGCGCTGCACGTGAGGCCGGACGGGACCATCGTAACCCTGCACGATCGCCTCGTGAAAGGCGCCTCGGCGCGAGCGGGCAAGGGTGGCCCCGCGCTGACCCCGGAACAGGCGTTGGAGCGGGTGATGCTGATGGAAGGACTTCGTCCGGCCACATTGGTGAGGAGGCAGGCGGACGAGCGCAGGCACAGGGTGGTGTTCAGCGGGGAGGGGTTCACCACCGAGGATCCGGAGGTGCGTCTGTTCCTGATGGAGCGGGAGGGTCAGCTCGTTCCGGTATGGAACGTCAGCCTGTACATGCCTGACGGCTCACATTGGTGGAACATCCGGCTGGACGCCTTGACGGGGAAGGAACTTGAGCGGAACGATTGGGTGAGCCAATGCCGGTTCGATGAGCCGGCGGCCGCACATGCGGGGCACGACCATGGCGCAGCTGCCCCACCACCGGCCCCAGCCGCGGCCAACGACCTCCATGTGTTCCCCATGCCGCTGGAGAGCCCGAGCCATGGCGCCCGCGCCATCCGCAATGCGCCCTGGACCGCTGCGCCGAACGCATCCCCCTTTGGGTGGAACGACACGAACGGTGCCGCTGGCGCGGAGTTCACCATCACCCGTGGCAACAACGTGTACGCTTCAGAGGACCGCGACAACAACAACGCTCCGGGCTTCAGCCCCGATGGCGGTCCCACGCTCGACTTCGACTTCCCGCTCAACCTGGCCTTGGAGCCCATCGACTACGAATCGGCGGCCATCGCCAACCTGTACTACTGGAACAACATCATCCACGATGTGATGTACCAGTACGGGTTCGATGAGGTGAGCGGCAACTTCCAGGTGAACAACTACGGGAACGGTGGCGCGGGGAACGATGCGGTGAACGCCGATGCTCAGGACGGCAGTGGCACCAACAACGCCAATTTCGGCACCCCTCCGGACGGCAGCGCACCGCGCATGCAGATGTTCCGCTGGACCAGCACCGTGCCGGCACGGGACAGCGACCTGGACAACGGGGTCATCGTGCATGAGTACGGCCATGGCATCAGCAACCGGCTTGTCGGAGGACCCTCCAACACGAGCTGCCTCTCCAACGCCGAGCAGATGGGCGAGGGCTGGAGTGATTACTACGCGTTGATGTTCACCATGGAGGCGGGCGACCAAGGGCCTGACCCACGGGGCATCGGGACATACGTGCTCGGTCAGCCGGTGACGGGCGCAGGCATCCGGCCGGCGCCATACTCCACCAACTTCGGGGTGAACGCGTACACCTACGCCAGCACCAACTCGGGATTGAGCCAGCCGCACGGCATCGGCTTCGTTTGGTGCACCATCCTCTGGGAGATGACCTGGGACCTCATCGGCCAATACGGGTTCAGCGCCGACCTGTACAACGGGACGGCAGGCAACAACATCGCCATGAACCTGGTGACAGAGGGCCTGCGATACACCGCGTGCAACCCCGGTTTCGTGGACGGCCGTGACGCCATCCTTCAGGCGGATATGGCCCTTTACGGCGGGGCCAACCAGCAGCTGATCTGGGCCGCGTTCGCCCGTCGGGGTCTCGGATTCAGCGCCAGCCAGGGCAGCAGCTCCAGCCGCTCCGATCAGGTGGAGGCGTTCGATGTCCCGCTGGACATCAACGTGGGCGTGTCCGGGATCATCGAACCCCTGCAGGGCATGTATCCGGATTGCGCGAACGATCCCAGGCCGGTGAAGGTCCGGGTCCGCAACAACGGACTACTTACGCAATCCAACATCCCGGTGAACTACCGGTTGGATAACGGCGCTGTGGTGAGCACGGTGCTGGTCGGCCCGCTCAATTCCGGTCAGGTGGTCGATCTGAGCTTTCCAGGAACGGCGACCATCTCCGGCCTGGGCGCACACGTGCTGAAGGCGTGGACATCACTACCTGGCGATCTGGCCGCGGCCAATGACACCAGCACGGCGAACTACCAGCTCTACGTGGGAACCACGGTGGCCGCACCCTTCCTGGAGAACTTTGAGAGCGGTGCCCTCTGCGGTACGTCCAGCAATTGCGGCACCACCGTGTGTGACCTCCCCAATGGCTGGGTCAATGCCACCAGCGGCACCTACGATGGCAGCGACTGGCGGACGGACGAGAATGGCACACCCAGCTCGGGCACAGGACCCAGTGTGGACCTGGTGCCTGGGACCGCAACCGGCAACTACATCTATTTGGAAGCTTCCTCGTGCCTGAACAACGAGGCCCAGCTATTGAGCCCGTGCATCGACCTTGCCGGGGTATTGCTCCCGAGGCTCCGGTACGGGTATCACCTGTTCGGTCCGGCCATGGGCTCCCTGCGGGTGGATGTGTTCGACGGTGAACAGTGGCATCTGGACGTCACACCGGTGGTCCAGGGCGATCAAGGCAACACTTGGAACACCCGCATCGTGAACCTGGATGCCTTCGCCGGTGGGACCATCCTGGTCAGGTTCCGCGGGCGCACGGGAACGGACTTCACCTCGGACATGGCGCTGGATGCCATCGAGATCTATGAAGGAGCTGTACCTCCTGTGGTGGATCACAGCGCCACGCCGGCCTCCTATTGCGTGGGCGGCAAGGTGACGCTTAGTGATCTGTCGATCAACGACCCCACTTCGTGGAACTGGTCCCTGAGCCCGCCCACCGGGTTCATGTTTACCGATGGGACCAGTTCGGCCAGTGAGAACCCTGTGCTGCTCTTCACCAGCCCGGGCACCTACGACGTGACCCTGCAGGCGACGAACATCTATGGGACGGGGAGCTTCACACGCACCGGAGCGATCACCATCGGCACGAGCATCGCGGCCCGGTTCGACCTCCTGCTGGACCGATGGGGGCAGAGACCACCTGGAACATCAAGCGCCTGA